The region CTGCTTAATATCTTTAGCCTCGCCCTGTGTGGCCACGCTGCCGGAACGGCGCATTTTCGCGATTACGACTGCGCGGGCTCCGCCACGGTATGCGAAGCGTCAGACTGCCGCTTTCGGCCCAGCCAGACGCCGAGCCCTAACCCCATCAGCGAGAGCGCCAGCACATACCAGGCGGGCGCCATGGGTGAGACGCCCATCAGCATCGTGACGGCAATGGGCGTCAGGCCGCCGAAAATGGCATACGCCACATTGTAGGAGAACGAAATGCCGGTAAAGCGCACCGCCGCCGGAAACGCACGCACCATCACGAAAGGCACCGCGCCCACCACGCCGACGCATACCCCCACCAGGCCATAGAGCAAAAAGAGGTGTTCCGGATGTGCGCCGGAAAGGTGATAGAACGCCCAGCTGGAGGCCGCGAGCAGCATGCTGCCGATAATAAACGTGCGGCTGGCGCCAAAGCGATCCGCGGCAAGCCCAGCTATCAGGCAACCGATGCAGAGCATGATCGTCGCGATGCTGTTGGCCTGCAGCGTGACCGCTGGCGTGAAGCCGTACTGCTTTTGCAGCCAGACCGGCGACATTAAAATCACCACTACGATGCCCGCCGACAGCAGCCACGTCAGCAGCATAGAGATAAGCACGCCCTGACGATGCTTCACCACCACGGCTTTCACCGGCAGCTCCTGCGCCAGCGCCTTGCGCTGCTGCATCTCAAGGAAAACCGGCGTCTCCTGAAGCCAGC is a window of Cronobacter muytjensii ATCC 51329 DNA encoding:
- a CDS encoding MFS transporter yields the protein MEQQTRPLNRQDYKTLTLAALGGALEFYDFIIFVFFAAVVGELFFPPDIPEWLRQVQTFGIFAAGYLARPLGGIIMAHFGDLVGRKKMFTLSILLMAVPTLLIGLLPDYAAMGIAAPVLLLLMRILQGAAIGGEVPGAWVFVAEHVPEKRIGIACGTLTAGLTVGILLGSVVATLINTSMTQQAIHDGGWRIPFLLGGAFGLVAMYLRRWLQETPVFLEMQQRKALAQELPVKAVVVKHRQGVLISMLLTWLLSAGIVVVILMSPVWLQKQYGFTPAVTLQANSIATIMLCIGCLIAGLAADRFGASRTFIIGSMLLAASSWAFYHLSGAHPEHLFLLYGLVGVCVGVVGAVPFVMVRAFPAAVRFTGISFSYNVAYAIFGGLTPIAVTMLMGVSPMAPAWYVLALSLMGLGLGVWLGRKRQSDASHTVAEPAQS